The proteins below are encoded in one region of Ostrea edulis chromosome 3, xbOstEdul1.1, whole genome shotgun sequence:
- the LOC130052857 gene encoding uncharacterized protein LOC130052857 → MLCTYYTEAGQCAHVLAVIMILEQWKISGFVEISSMLSSTSLPQQWDKPSGDKIQPEPVSQMIISNPSNLNRKRKPIVASFVDTRKTEIGEMDMEILKKFKQAPVSYLVSTAAGPTVDTPFGAHYIVSPLSYHVSTLIIPITKPRAAESCGSNVFPKALHTCGDLECIQTLTHE, encoded by the exons ATGTTGTGTACATATTACACGGAGGCAGGTCAATGTGCACATGTCTTAGCTGTTATTATGATTCTGGAGCAGTGGAAGATTTCTggttttgttgaaatttcaTCAATGCTGTCATCAACTTCCCTACCCCAACAGTGGGATAAGCCAAGCGGTGACAAGATTCAACCAGAACCAGTGTCCCAGATGATCATTTCCAACCCATCAAACCTAAACAGAAAAAGAAAGCCAATTGTGGCTTCTTTTGTTGACACACG GAAAACTGAAATCGGTGAAATGGATATGGAGatcttaaaaaagtttaaacAAGCTCCGGTTTCCTATCTGGTATCCACAGCAGCAGGACCAACTGTTGACACTCCATTTGGTGCTCATTACATAGTATCTCCTCTCAGCTATCATGTAA GCACATTGATTATACCTATTACAAAACCCCGTGCAGCAGAAAGCTGTGGAAGTAATGTGTTCCCAAAAGCCCTTCATACCTGCGGTGACCTTGAATGCATTCAAACCCTTACACATGAATGA